A genomic window from Sphingobacterium spiritivorum includes:
- a CDS encoding glycoside hydrolase family 130 protein, producing the protein MTLNVVRKNIFFKPDSRRVLARYFNLSVERSIKIVQRVLKMSKQEKADTLNQVLRNFSKRHRSVVSILEKNYKRTETILREMNIEDEDVTYKEKLLIGAYFTMEYSIEAAAFFNPSVVESPDQTQLKEGEKRIILSFRATGEGHVSSIVFRSAIIDKDLNIHLDEVGTLLEKPKQFKSHRYQKEDFIDKLLQMHDPEEDVLTVIRAKLTDSFTYEELRRFVREMQQENELTPDSQTLMSQIMWLASSHYEMTYSLDTSISERVIFPISDTEKNGIEDARFVRFRGEKNQQTYYATYTAYDGFTILPKLMSTKDFIHFKVQPINGKIANKGAALFPRKIKGKYAMLCRVDGENNYIAFSEDINIWQQDITLLKEPEYPWELVQLGNCGSPIETEKGWLVLTHGVGPMREYTLGAILLDLEDPTKIIGKLNEPLLYPNADEREGYVPNVVYSCGQIIHNGHLIIPYAMSDYASTYASVELKELLDALT; encoded by the coding sequence ATGACCCTGAATGTAGTCAGAAAAAATATCTTTTTTAAGCCCGATTCCAGACGTGTATTAGCCCGTTATTTTAATCTCAGCGTAGAGCGATCCATCAAAATAGTTCAGCGTGTGCTCAAAATGAGCAAGCAGGAGAAAGCCGATACACTTAATCAGGTTCTGCGTAATTTCTCCAAACGGCATCGTAGTGTCGTCTCTATTCTGGAGAAAAACTATAAGAGAACCGAAACGATCCTCAGGGAAATGAATATCGAGGATGAGGATGTTACATACAAGGAAAAGCTGCTGATAGGAGCCTATTTCACGATGGAATATTCTATTGAAGCAGCTGCATTTTTCAATCCATCGGTGGTAGAATCGCCTGATCAGACACAATTAAAAGAAGGAGAAAAACGGATTATCCTTAGTTTTAGAGCAACAGGCGAAGGACATGTATCCTCTATCGTATTCCGTTCGGCCATTATAGATAAAGATCTCAATATCCATCTGGATGAAGTCGGAACATTGTTGGAAAAACCCAAGCAATTTAAAAGTCATCGTTATCAGAAAGAGGATTTTATAGACAAACTGTTGCAGATGCATGATCCCGAGGAAGATGTACTGACTGTTATCAGGGCCAAACTAACAGATTCCTTTACATATGAAGAACTCCGAAGATTTGTCAGGGAAATGCAGCAGGAAAATGAATTGACTCCGGACAGCCAGACGCTGATGTCCCAAATTATGTGGCTGGCTTCTTCTCATTATGAAATGACTTATTCTCTGGACACTTCTATCTCGGAAAGGGTTATTTTTCCTATCTCGGATACGGAGAAAAATGGAATCGAGGACGCCAGATTTGTACGTTTCAGAGGAGAGAAAAATCAGCAGACCTACTATGCCACCTATACCGCTTATGATGGGTTCACGATTCTGCCGAAACTGATGTCTACCAAAGATTTTATTCATTTTAAAGTGCAGCCTATTAACGGTAAGATTGCAAATAAAGGTGCGGCTCTGTTCCCGCGAAAAATAAAAGGTAAGTATGCTATGCTATGTCGTGTAGATGGTGAAAATAATTACATTGCATTCTCTGAAGATATCAATATCTGGCAACAGGATATTACCTTATTGAAAGAACCTGAATATCCCTGGGAACTGGTACAGTTAGGCAATTGCGGGTCGCCTATAGAAACTGAAAAAGGATGGCTTGTACTGACACATGGGGTAGGGCCAATGCGGGAATATACTCTAGGAGCCATTTTACTGGATCTGGAAGATCCAACTAAGATTATCGGAAAACTAAATGAACCCTTATTATATCCGAATGCAGATGAAAGAGAAGGGTATGTGCCAAATGTGGTATACTCCTGCGGACAGATTATTCATAACGGGCATCTTATTATCCCTTATGCCATGTCAGATTATGCGTCTACATATGCAT
- a CDS encoding ATP-binding protein, whose translation MIPNQILCENEPIHLCGRVQHFGLLLILDQRLVISAISENWGNYLQEELDLYLEQDAVKFLSFHFADYIEEISGRLDHFSHSTEGRSVIELKIGQSNYYLSIYRVNDYIYLEFEASGNTPASWLNLYSYSKKIDRSNQKVWEELCESIHDVIRFDRVMIYQFLEDGSGKVIAERVAEDCEPHLGLRYPEFDIPKQARALYLIHPARLTADISAPTFPIRSKRELDFDLTYTTIRALSPVHLQYLENAGAQSSISFSIIVHDKLWGLVTCQHRTARAVDLAQRHLAVLLTQYAVTKYLSNVKEKDLQALREINTFELELKEKLLIKNDILSALASSIQSLGELIHADGVAIRYSDRIITQGVAPSLKELESIHQYINDFTDKLLFKDHNFLLNHSGNFSFCPCFAGIGKVDIDSSRTFSIYWFRKEYVYEEKWAGKPEKVLKYDSQKDQYYPSPRMSFEVWRDAVEGTAMKWNKNDIYFMRRVRQLIRESMLRKSVEIKNLNKELILLNNTLDTYSSTVTHDLKNPLSTIKLSAQLMKMRKEIDPTFLNKVSTNILDAVSLMENMMSKILEFSRARVYNFKPERIEIAPTIQQIVQQCLEIYDMPPSSIQTGVLLPVWGEKTLLYQLFMNIINNAVKYSSKEEVPLIIIDSIVEEDWIRYEIQDNGIGIASEELKTVYEIFKRLPNASSYEGTGIGLAIVKRIVERLNGKIDILSELGKGTTVVIRLQHMED comes from the coding sequence ATGATCCCCAATCAGATTCTGTGTGAAAATGAACCCATCCATTTATGTGGCCGTGTACAACATTTCGGCCTGTTATTAATATTGGATCAGCGGCTCGTTATATCAGCTATCAGTGAAAATTGGGGAAACTATCTGCAAGAGGAACTTGACCTTTATCTTGAACAGGATGCTGTTAAATTCCTTTCTTTTCATTTTGCTGATTACATAGAAGAAATTAGCGGACGACTTGACCACTTTTCTCATTCTACAGAAGGTCGTTCCGTTATCGAACTAAAGATCGGACAATCGAACTACTACCTCAGTATATATAGGGTGAACGATTACATCTATCTTGAATTTGAGGCTTCAGGGAATACACCTGCATCCTGGCTGAACTTATATTCGTATTCAAAAAAGATAGACCGTTCTAATCAAAAGGTATGGGAAGAACTTTGCGAAAGCATCCATGATGTCATCAGGTTTGACAGGGTTATGATCTATCAGTTTCTGGAGGATGGTAGCGGCAAGGTCATTGCCGAACGTGTAGCAGAAGATTGTGAACCTCACCTGGGATTACGCTATCCGGAGTTTGATATCCCAAAGCAGGCACGCGCACTTTATCTTATACATCCGGCAAGGTTGACCGCAGATATATCTGCTCCGACCTTTCCGATCAGAAGTAAACGTGAATTAGATTTTGACCTGACCTACACCACTATACGGGCACTTTCACCTGTTCATTTACAATATCTGGAAAATGCGGGTGCACAATCGAGCATAAGCTTTTCTATTATTGTACATGATAAGCTTTGGGGATTGGTAACTTGTCAGCACAGGACAGCAAGAGCTGTGGATCTGGCTCAAAGACACCTGGCCGTCTTATTGACACAATATGCTGTCACCAAATATCTCAGTAATGTTAAAGAAAAAGATCTTCAAGCACTACGGGAGATCAATACGTTTGAACTGGAACTTAAAGAGAAGCTCCTCATAAAGAACGATATTCTCTCCGCACTGGCTTCATCTATTCAGTCGCTCGGAGAACTCATCCATGCCGACGGAGTTGCTATACGCTATTCGGATCGCATTATCACACAGGGGGTTGCTCCTTCTTTAAAGGAACTTGAAAGTATACATCAATATATCAATGATTTCACCGATAAGCTACTCTTTAAGGACCATAATTTTCTTCTGAACCACAGCGGCAACTTCAGCTTTTGTCCTTGTTTTGCCGGGATCGGCAAAGTTGATATTGACAGTAGCCGTACTTTTAGCATTTATTGGTTCAGAAAAGAATATGTGTATGAAGAAAAATGGGCAGGAAAACCGGAAAAGGTATTAAAATACGACTCTCAAAAAGATCAGTATTATCCGTCTCCCCGTATGTCTTTTGAAGTATGGAGAGATGCAGTTGAAGGGACAGCAATGAAATGGAACAAAAATGACATCTATTTTATGCGACGTGTCCGACAACTCATCAGAGAAAGTATGCTCCGCAAGTCGGTCGAAATCAAGAACCTTAACAAAGAACTTATACTCTTGAATAATACGCTGGATACCTATTCCAGTACGGTAACGCATGATCTGAAAAATCCGCTTTCAACAATAAAGCTGTCCGCTCAGTTGATGAAGATGCGAAAGGAAATAGATCCCACATTTCTCAATAAAGTATCTACCAATATACTGGATGCGGTATCGTTAATGGAGAACATGATGTCTAAGATTCTGGAATTCTCACGAGCCAGGGTCTATAACTTCAAACCAGAACGTATAGAGATTGCACCAACCATTCAGCAGATCGTACAGCAATGTCTGGAAATTTATGATATGCCTCCATCCAGTATTCAGACGGGGGTACTACTTCCAGTATGGGGTGAAAAAACATTGCTCTACCAATTGTTTATGAACATCATCAACAATGCTGTGAAATATTCCAGTAAAGAAGAAGTCCCTCTGATCATCATAGACAGTATTGTAGAGGAGGACTGGATAAGGTACGAAATACAGGATAACGGAATCGGTATCGCTTCCGAAGAACTGAAGACGGTTTATGAAATCTTCAAAAGATTACCCAATGCTTCTTCTTATGAAGGAACGGGAATAGGTCTCGCGATTGTAAAACGGATTGTCGAAAGACTGAATGGCAAAATTGATATCCTCAGCGAATTGGGCAAAGGTACAACTGTTGTCATCAGACTTCAGCATATGGAAGATTAG
- a CDS encoding YihY/virulence factor BrkB family protein: MSTTNSRGSSIVKDFFSIIKTSAMGFINEDCLKYSASLAYYTIFSIGPILVLIISLAGVFFGQDAIEGKVFTEMKGLVGPSAARQIQEVIMNLKLSGKSNLALVVSIITLLIGATSVFGDIQNSINRIWHVRAKPKKGWVKVIKDRLLSSSLVISLGFLLMVTLVVNGVILAFTDRLQRYFPDITVHLLDAINFSISFGVIFILFGIIFRALPDVKIEWRTVRSGAFFTAILFVIGRFVIGLYLQTSGTESTYGAAGSIILVLLWVYYTAAILYFGAIYTREYAAIKGIPIQPSDFAVHVEEKEVEKEVKVLPPPDHDKT; this comes from the coding sequence ATGAGTACAACAAATTCGAGAGGCAGCAGTATTGTTAAAGATTTCTTTTCCATTATAAAGACATCCGCTATGGGTTTTATAAATGAGGATTGTCTCAAGTATAGTGCTTCGTTGGCCTATTATACTATTTTTTCGATAGGACCTATTTTAGTCTTAATTATCTCTCTGGCAGGTGTGTTTTTTGGTCAGGATGCGATAGAAGGCAAAGTATTTACGGAGATGAAAGGTCTGGTAGGCCCCAGTGCAGCGCGTCAGATACAGGAAGTGATCATGAATCTCAAATTATCAGGCAAGTCAAATCTCGCTCTTGTTGTGAGTATAATTACCTTGTTGATCGGAGCTACATCTGTATTCGGAGATATTCAGAATTCGATAAACAGAATTTGGCATGTACGAGCCAAGCCTAAGAAGGGATGGGTAAAGGTTATCAAAGACCGCTTATTGTCTTCGTCACTTGTAATCAGTCTGGGTTTTCTGCTAATGGTTACGCTAGTGGTAAATGGGGTCATACTTGCATTTACAGATCGTTTACAGCGTTACTTTCCGGATATTACAGTCCATCTGTTGGACGCAATCAATTTTTCAATAAGTTTCGGAGTGATATTTATTCTGTTCGGAATTATATTCAGGGCGTTACCCGATGTAAAGATTGAGTGGCGTACCGTACGTTCAGGGGCTTTTTTTACAGCTATATTATTCGTTATCGGACGATTTGTGATCGGATTGTATCTACAGACTTCGGGTACCGAATCTACTTATGGAGCTGCAGGATCAATTATATTAGTCTTACTATGGGTATATTATACGGCTGCCATACTCTATTTCGGTGCTATTTATACACGTGAATATGCAGCTATAAAGGGTATTCCGATACAACCCTCTGATTTTGCAGTACATGTCGAAGAGAAAGAGGTTGAAAAAGAAGTGAAAGTGCTTCCTCCTCCTGATCACGACAAAACATAG
- a CDS encoding YciE/YciF ferroxidase family protein, protein MATTTAKSSSASKNASAKSSNKEDSKIKAKSGAAKDLADLFEDGLKDIYWAEKELTKALPKMDKNATSPQLKKAIQKHIKETEEHISRLEKCFETLGKKAKAEKCDAMAGLIEEGESIMEETEVGHVRDAGIIAAAQKVEHYEIATYGTLAAFAKVLGNKESLKLLLMTLEEEKNCDETLTGIADTNLNSKAE, encoded by the coding sequence ATGGCAACTACAACAGCAAAAAGCAGCAGTGCATCAAAAAATGCATCTGCGAAATCCTCAAATAAAGAAGATTCAAAGATCAAGGCTAAATCCGGAGCGGCTAAAGATCTTGCCGATTTGTTCGAAGACGGATTGAAAGATATCTATTGGGCAGAAAAAGAGCTGACCAAGGCACTCCCCAAGATGGATAAAAATGCGACGTCCCCACAACTTAAAAAAGCAATTCAGAAGCATATCAAAGAAACAGAAGAACATATCAGCCGTTTAGAAAAATGCTTTGAAACATTGGGTAAAAAAGCTAAAGCCGAAAAATGCGACGCTATGGCAGGCCTTATCGAAGAAGGTGAAAGTATAATGGAAGAAACGGAAGTAGGACATGTAAGAGATGCAGGTATCATTGCCGCAGCACAGAAAGTAGAGCACTATGAAATAGCGACCTACGGTACATTAGCTGCATTTGCAAAAGTATTGGGCAATAAAGAAAGCTTAAAGCTCTTATTAATGACACTCGAAGAAGAAAAAAACTGTGATGAAACTTTAACAGGCATTGCAGACACAAATTTAAATTCGAAGGCAGAATAA
- a CDS encoding YdeI/OmpD-associated family protein yields the protein MHFTAVIDKIGINPFVLVPDLVLLELITAAGQHKGKIPVSLTIDGIDFTQTLVKYAGEWRLYINGPMLKATGKTVGDTAAFTVKFNRDKPEVQIHPLLAKALQQNAEAHTVFQSLSPSLQLEIVRYISHLKQEDSIARNVGKAIQFLLGKERFIGREPIKKNF from the coding sequence ATGCACTTTACGGCAGTTATTGATAAAATAGGTATTAATCCTTTTGTGTTGGTTCCCGATCTTGTTTTGCTGGAACTGATAACAGCTGCCGGCCAGCATAAGGGAAAAATTCCTGTATCCTTAACCATTGACGGGATTGATTTTACGCAGACTTTAGTTAAATATGCCGGCGAATGGCGCCTGTACATCAATGGTCCTATGCTCAAAGCTACAGGAAAGACTGTTGGTGATACGGCAGCATTTACTGTAAAATTTAATCGGGATAAACCTGAAGTTCAAATACATCCGCTTCTAGCCAAAGCTTTACAGCAAAATGCAGAAGCACACACTGTTTTCCAGAGCTTATCTCCATCCCTGCAATTGGAAATTGTGCGTTATATCTCTCATTTAAAGCAGGAGGATAGTATTGCACGCAATGTCGGAAAAGCAATACAATTTTTGTTAGGAAAAGAAAGATTTATAGGTCGGGAGCCGATAAAAAAGAATTTCTGA
- a CDS encoding SulP family inorganic anion transporter: MNSFLQFFDFKQKVNYRVEILAGLTVAMTMIPESLSFAILAGLSPLTGLYAAFLMGLITAVLGGRPGMVSGGAGATVVVLIALAATHGVEYLFAAIILGGVLQFLVGLFRWGKFVRLIPQPVMYGFLNGLAIIIFMAQIHQFKVVEDGVSHWLSGTALYTMIGLTVLTMLIVYFFPKLTRTIPASLVAIMVIFAIVLAGGIETKTVSDIASVSGSLPVFHIPSVPLTWDTLQLIFPYALVMAGVGLIESLLTLSMVDEITNTKGNSNREAMAQGTANIVNGFFGGMGGCAMVAQTLVNLNAGSRARLSAIIGALTILIIILIGSPVIERIPIAALVGVMIMVSIGTFQWVSVRLVNKMPKSDIFVGVLVAAITVLLHNLALAVLVGVIISALVFAWDNAKRIRARKSIDAEGNKIYEINGPLFFGSATHFTEKFDVIEDPDQIIIDFKESRLVDMTAIDAVHKLTSKYAENGKRVILRHLSADSRKLLADADGLIEVNVEDDPTYKVMPE, encoded by the coding sequence ATGAATTCTTTTCTCCAGTTCTTCGATTTCAAGCAAAAGGTAAATTACCGGGTCGAGATCCTTGCGGGTCTGACTGTCGCTATGACTATGATTCCTGAATCCTTGTCCTTTGCTATTTTGGCAGGATTGAGCCCTTTGACAGGTTTATATGCTGCCTTCCTGATGGGGCTGATCACAGCTGTGCTTGGCGGCCGGCCGGGAATGGTTTCGGGAGGAGCGGGAGCCACAGTGGTGGTGCTGATTGCTTTAGCCGCAACGCATGGTGTGGAATATTTGTTCGCTGCGATTATTCTGGGTGGAGTACTTCAGTTTCTGGTGGGGCTGTTCCGCTGGGGAAAGTTTGTACGGCTAATTCCGCAACCGGTGATGTATGGCTTTCTGAATGGTCTGGCTATCATCATATTTATGGCACAAATTCATCAGTTTAAGGTCGTGGAGGATGGCGTCAGTCACTGGTTGTCCGGTACGGCTCTTTATACGATGATCGGACTGACTGTGCTTACGATGTTGATTGTCTATTTCTTTCCTAAACTGACCCGTACGATTCCGGCTTCATTGGTGGCAATTATGGTCATCTTTGCAATCGTTCTTGCCGGAGGTATAGAGACTAAGACAGTATCTGATATTGCATCAGTGAGCGGATCCCTTCCTGTTTTTCATATCCCGTCTGTTCCGCTGACATGGGATACACTGCAACTCATATTTCCATATGCACTGGTTATGGCCGGAGTAGGACTTATTGAATCTTTGCTGACACTTTCTATGGTGGATGAAATCACCAATACAAAAGGAAACTCAAACCGGGAAGCCATGGCACAGGGTACTGCGAATATAGTGAACGGTTTTTTCGGAGGAATGGGCGGATGCGCTATGGTCGCACAGACCTTAGTGAATCTGAATGCCGGTTCCAGAGCCAGACTTTCGGCTATAATAGGCGCATTGACTATATTGATTATTATTCTGATTGGCAGTCCTGTTATTGAACGTATTCCCATCGCCGCTTTGGTAGGCGTGATGATAATGGTTTCTATAGGTACCTTTCAGTGGGTTTCGGTACGGCTTGTCAATAAAATGCCTAAATCGGATATTTTTGTGGGCGTACTGGTAGCAGCTATAACCGTGCTGCTCCACAATCTGGCTTTAGCAGTTTTGGTTGGGGTCATTATATCTGCTCTGGTGTTTGCATGGGACAATGCCAAAAGAATCCGTGCCCGCAAGAGTATAGATGCGGAAGGCAATAAGATTTATGAAATAAACGGTCCGCTTTTCTTTGGTTCAGCCACTCATTTTACAGAAAAATTCGATGTAATTGAAGATCCGGATCAGATCATTATCGATTTTAAGGAAAGCAGATTGGTAGATATGACTGCTATCGATGCGGTACATAAGCTGACATCTAAATACGCAGAGAACGGGAAGCGTGTAATACTACGTCATCTGAGTGCGGACTCCCGTAAATTGCTTGCTGATGCGGACGGTCTGATTGAAGTAAATGTAGAAGATGACCCTACCTATAAAGTGATGCCTGAATAA
- a CDS encoding lipocalin family protein: MKNKHAYFSLLVICALISFLFVQCQTIPENVKAIENFDQSRYLGKWYEIARFDFKFEKNLKNTTATYSLNKDGSIKVVNTGFDTVERKQKEAVGKAKFVNEPTQGMLKVSFFGPFYSGYNVIALDSAYQYALIAGKNLDYLWILSRTPTLPDQIKREYLVKAKEAGYDLNKLIWVQQDSVK; encoded by the coding sequence ATGAAAAATAAACACGCTTACTTTAGTCTGCTCGTCATCTGTGCACTTATTTCCTTTTTGTTCGTCCAATGCCAGACCATTCCGGAAAATGTGAAAGCTATCGAAAATTTTGATCAAAGCCGTTATCTTGGTAAATGGTACGAAATAGCACGATTTGACTTCAAATTTGAGAAAAACCTCAAAAATACAACGGCCACTTATTCTCTCAATAAGGATGGCTCTATAAAAGTAGTTAATACAGGATTTGATACAGTGGAACGTAAACAAAAGGAGGCTGTTGGAAAAGCCAAATTTGTAAATGAACCGACTCAGGGGATGCTAAAAGTTTCCTTTTTTGGTCCGTTCTATTCAGGATACAATGTAATTGCACTTGATTCGGCATATCAGTATGCGCTCATAGCGGGCAAAAACCTGGATTACCTGTGGATCCTCTCACGCACACCAACTCTTCCGGATCAAATCAAAAGAGAATATCTGGTCAAAGCTAAGGAGGCAGGCTATGACCTGAATAAATTAATCTGGGTCCAGCAGGATTCTGTGAAGTAA
- a CDS encoding DUF7218 family protein yields the protein MSKDHGNQIKDDEKYEALRNKGMSKEKAARIANTPDAGRKGGKSSNLDVRKKSELLAEAKKIGIKGRHSMTKSKLIDAIRNH from the coding sequence ATGAGCAAAGATCACGGAAATCAAATCAAAGATGACGAAAAATACGAAGCTCTGCGCAATAAAGGCATGAGTAAAGAAAAAGCCGCCCGTATTGCCAATACGCCTGATGCCGGCCGAAAAGGAGGGAAAAGCAGTAATCTTGATGTACGAAAAAAATCTGAGCTTTTGGCGGAAGCAAAAAAAATAGGAATAAAAGGAAGACATAGCATGACTAAAAGCAAACTTATAGATGCTATAAGAAATCATTGA
- a CDS encoding DNA topoisomerase IB, with translation MKTSAAMPHAALDIKLRYVSDQQAGYTRKEKNGKFVYFSDKGKITDKKVLDRIRALVLPPAWQQVWICKKANGHIQATGIDARGRKQYRYHNDWSAFRNLKKFDRLEGFARKLKLLRAQLKKDLRRKKLTKEKVCAIAVNIMSLTYIRAGNKAYEAEYGSFGLTTLKNKHIKIQSNKVFFKFKGKKGVVQQVYLKEPKLVKLLKNIKDIPGQELFQYYNKNGEVVRLDSGDINSYLKEAMKDDYTCKDFRTWAGCTLALIVMAGMPVAETETERKKNLVHIIDEVASKLGNTRTVTRNYYIHPELQNQYLDRRLAPVLNRIAKKSKDKLSVTEIAEKSFLKFLLSLASA, from the coding sequence ATGAAGACCTCTGCAGCTATGCCACATGCGGCACTCGATATAAAGCTTAGATATGTATCTGACCAGCAAGCCGGATATACCCGAAAAGAGAAAAACGGAAAATTCGTTTACTTCTCCGATAAAGGTAAAATAACTGACAAGAAGGTATTAGACCGTATCCGTGCATTAGTCCTTCCTCCTGCCTGGCAGCAGGTATGGATCTGTAAGAAGGCAAACGGGCATATACAGGCGACAGGTATAGATGCACGTGGCCGTAAACAATATCGGTATCATAATGACTGGTCTGCTTTCAGAAATCTGAAAAAATTTGATCGCCTGGAGGGATTTGCCAGAAAGCTAAAACTTCTGCGCGCACAATTAAAGAAAGATCTGAGACGCAAGAAACTCACAAAGGAAAAAGTTTGTGCCATTGCTGTGAACATTATGAGTCTCACGTATATCAGAGCAGGCAATAAAGCATACGAGGCGGAATATGGATCATTTGGATTGACAACCCTGAAAAACAAACATATTAAAATCCAAAGCAACAAGGTCTTTTTCAAATTCAAAGGCAAGAAAGGAGTCGTACAACAAGTATATCTTAAAGAACCCAAACTGGTGAAATTGTTAAAAAATATTAAAGATATACCCGGACAGGAACTCTTTCAATATTATAACAAGAATGGTGAAGTTGTACGCTTAGACTCAGGTGATATCAACTCCTATCTCAAAGAGGCCATGAAGGACGATTACACATGCAAAGATTTCAGGACATGGGCGGGTTGTACGCTTGCATTGATTGTCATGGCCGGAATGCCTGTTGCTGAAACTGAAACCGAAAGAAAGAAGAATCTGGTCCACATTATAGATGAGGTAGCATCTAAATTAGGAAATACACGAACCGTCACCCGCAACTATTATATACATCCGGAGTTGCAAAATCAATACCTGGATCGGCGTCTTGCACCTGTATTAAATCGTATAGCAAAGAAAAGTAAAGACAAGCTGTCGGTGACAGAAATTGCCGAAAAATCATTTTTAAAATTTCTTTTATCTCTTGCTTCGGCATAA
- a CDS encoding RNA polymerase sigma factor: MTRNEFNTQVMEQTNELRSFAKRFTKDNEEINDLLQETFLKAVTYFQNFKEGTNLKGWLYTIMKNTFINGYRRVSKTQSFITTEEEVSSSQMYFSAVHNWGENKFVMDDIQHALSELDKGCYVPFTMYFEGYKYYEIAEHLNLPVGTVKTRIHMARKKLKNVLAVYQ, encoded by the coding sequence ATGACTAGAAACGAATTTAATACTCAGGTTATGGAGCAAACTAATGAACTCCGGAGCTTCGCAAAACGCTTTACAAAAGATAATGAGGAAATCAATGATCTTCTTCAGGAGACGTTTCTCAAAGCGGTGACTTACTTTCAGAATTTTAAAGAGGGGACTAATCTTAAAGGCTGGTTGTATACTATTATGAAGAATACCTTCATTAACGGATACCGCAGAGTTTCTAAGACTCAATCATTCATTACAACAGAAGAAGAAGTAAGTTCTTCTCAGATGTATTTTTCTGCTGTTCATAATTGGGGAGAAAATAAATTTGTAATGGATGATATACAACATGCACTTTCCGAACTGGATAAAGGCTGTTATGTTCCTTTCACCATGTATTTTGAGGGTTATAAATACTACGAAATTGCTGAACATCTTAATCTGCCTGTTGGGACGGTCAAAACCCGGATTCATATGGCCAGGAAAAAACTGAAGAATGTTTTAGCCGTTTATCAATAA
- the ku gene encoding non-homologous end joining protein Ku, whose translation MRAIWTGAIGFGLVNIPIKIYSATQSSSLDLDMLDRKDKSNIKYKRVNEKTGKEVAWENIVKGYMLKDKYVVLEDADFEDASPEKNKMINLRSFVKLEEIDSIYFDTPYYLEPQKGGEKAYQLLLKGLEKSKTAGLGSFVMRNIENLVIIKPYQNMLLLNKLRFEEEIRSAEELKIPGASKIKKDEMDMALQLIKQHSHSFDISGYKNEYTRDLLKIIKQKDKGKRATIRKMTVENTKAADLLAQLKASLA comes from the coding sequence ATGAGAGCAATTTGGACAGGAGCAATCGGTTTTGGACTTGTTAATATCCCAATTAAGATATACAGTGCCACACAAAGCAGTTCACTGGATCTGGACATGCTGGATCGGAAAGATAAGTCAAATATCAAGTACAAAAGGGTGAATGAGAAGACAGGTAAAGAAGTCGCATGGGAAAATATTGTCAAAGGATATATGCTGAAAGATAAATATGTCGTCCTGGAGGATGCGGACTTTGAAGATGCAAGTCCTGAAAAAAATAAAATGATCAATCTCCGGTCCTTTGTCAAACTGGAAGAAATAGATAGTATTTATTTTGACACCCCCTATTATTTAGAGCCTCAGAAGGGCGGAGAGAAAGCCTATCAGTTACTGTTAAAAGGATTAGAAAAAAGCAAAACTGCAGGTTTAGGATCCTTTGTTATGCGCAATATTGAAAATCTGGTCATCATAAAACCCTACCAGAATATGCTTTTACTCAATAAACTCCGTTTTGAAGAAGAGATTCGCTCAGCTGAAGAATTAAAGATTCCGGGAGCCTCTAAGATCAAGAAAGATGAAATGGATATGGCCTTACAGCTTATCAAACAACACAGCCATAGCTTTGATATCTCCGGATATAAAAATGAATATACACGTGATCTGCTCAAAATCATCAAACAGAAAGACAAAGGCAAACGGGCAACTATCCGAAAGATGACTGTAGAAAATACAAAAGCAGCAGATCTGCTAGCGCAGCTGAAAGCTAGTTTAGCTTAA